The following are from one region of the Paenibacillus bovis genome:
- the thpR gene encoding RNA 2',3'-cyclic phosphodiesterase encodes MGTQPGQERVFAAVPIKGEAAITLSAWSRAAQEQYAFRRWTYAGDLHITLQFFGDVDVEQLPELCTALQKAAAGIAPFQLQLGLAGIFGNPLAPRVLWIGPEGDTDSLHHLQSEVQQACLPLGFVPEQRPYHPHLTVARKYHGSTPFSEINADHYPSPDHWRVEEFVLYRTRLGQQPMYEVAGQFPLLGL; translated from the coding sequence ATGGGAACTCAGCCTGGGCAGGAACGTGTATTTGCAGCTGTGCCGATCAAGGGTGAAGCAGCGATAACATTGAGCGCATGGAGCAGGGCAGCGCAGGAGCAATATGCGTTCCGCCGCTGGACTTACGCTGGGGATCTGCATATTACACTCCAGTTTTTTGGAGATGTAGACGTGGAGCAGCTACCGGAGCTGTGTACAGCTCTGCAAAAGGCTGCTGCCGGCATTGCACCGTTTCAGCTGCAGCTGGGACTGGCCGGGATATTCGGCAATCCCCTGGCTCCGCGAGTACTGTGGATTGGACCGGAAGGAGATACGGATAGTCTGCATCACCTGCAGTCCGAGGTGCAGCAGGCTTGTCTACCGCTTGGCTTTGTACCGGAGCAGCGTCCGTATCATCCCCATCTGACCGTAGCCCGCAAATATCATGGCAGTACGCCGTTTTCGGAAATAAATGCAGATCATTATCCATCACCGGATCACTGGCGGGTAGAGGAATTTGTACTGTACCGGACACGTTTGGGTCAGCAACCGATGTACGAAGTGGCAGGTCAATTTCCGCTTCTCGGATTATGA
- a CDS encoding cell wall hydrolase translates to MEFIKRNQWITPLLGVLFIFVMSLPFWMDSKITSEQSFTELPAWGAQPAGSVSHAQNVRTGTTFMTWNENHTQKLIRQVKTEQAAALKAEQHKKKAAHIKANTATAKAKAMPAAVTASSSISDSTPTHLYFTRTKLLSQSNKSQATWTYALSDKEQLLLERIVMAEAEGEPYEGKVAVANVVLNRLRSANFPDTIKDVIYQRYQFSPVTNGRFERVTPNADSVKAVRAALEGQKEVPDNTYYFVSLSLATDFDIPNTRTKVAKIGHHTFYK, encoded by the coding sequence ATGGAGTTTATTAAACGCAATCAGTGGATTACGCCGCTACTCGGCGTGCTTTTTATATTCGTTATGTCCCTCCCTTTCTGGATGGATTCCAAAATAACGAGCGAACAATCCTTTACTGAGCTGCCTGCATGGGGTGCACAGCCGGCAGGTTCGGTTTCTCATGCCCAGAATGTCAGGACCGGCACTACGTTTATGACGTGGAACGAGAATCATACCCAAAAGTTGATTCGTCAGGTCAAGACTGAGCAAGCTGCAGCACTCAAAGCGGAACAGCACAAGAAAAAAGCTGCACATATCAAGGCGAACACCGCTACAGCCAAGGCAAAAGCAATGCCGGCGGCAGTGACGGCAAGTTCGTCCATTAGTGATTCCACCCCAACCCACTTATACTTTACCCGGACAAAGCTGCTTAGCCAGAGTAATAAATCTCAGGCTACCTGGACCTACGCATTGTCTGATAAAGAACAGCTCCTGCTCGAACGTATCGTTATGGCAGAGGCTGAAGGCGAACCGTACGAAGGCAAAGTGGCAGTTGCCAATGTTGTCTTAAACCGGCTGCGGTCCGCTAATTTCCCCGACACGATTAAAGATGTAATCTATCAAAGATATCAATTTTCTCCGGTAACCAATGGCAGATTCGAGCGTGTGACACCTAACGCCGACTCGGTAAAAGCAGTGCGCGCTGCGCTGGAAGGCCAAAAGGAAGTTCCGGACAATACGTATTATTTTGTGTCGCTTTCCCTGGCGACAGACTTTGATATTCCCAATACCCGAACCAAAGTGGCGAAAATTGGTCACCATACGTTTTATAAATAA
- a CDS encoding metal-dependent hydrolase, giving the protein MKITYYGQSCLLVEEGGKKVIIDPFLSGNPQVNIDPKDIQVDAVILTHGHGDHYGDTVEIAQNNNCPVIAIVELAQYAASKGAPEVVGMNLGGAKQFDGFKVKFTLAFHTSSIQDGDQTVYLGEPAGILLTMGGKTLYHAGDTALFGDMKLIGELNQIDVAALPIGDFYTMGPEDALLAAQWIKAGHVIPVHYNTFPPIEQDGDAFVAELQKKGLQGSVLQVGESVDI; this is encoded by the coding sequence ATGAAAATCACATATTATGGTCAATCCTGTCTGCTGGTCGAAGAAGGCGGCAAAAAGGTCATTATCGACCCGTTCCTGTCCGGCAATCCGCAAGTCAATATTGATCCCAAAGACATCCAGGTGGATGCGGTTATTTTGACACATGGTCACGGCGATCACTATGGTGACACGGTCGAGATCGCGCAAAATAATAATTGTCCGGTGATTGCGATTGTTGAACTGGCGCAGTATGCAGCCAGCAAAGGTGCACCTGAGGTCGTAGGCATGAACCTTGGTGGAGCCAAGCAGTTTGATGGCTTCAAAGTAAAATTCACGCTCGCGTTCCACACGTCCTCTATCCAGGATGGAGATCAGACGGTGTATCTCGGCGAACCGGCAGGTATCCTGCTGACAATGGGCGGCAAAACGCTCTACCATGCAGGTGACACAGCGCTGTTCGGCGATATGAAGCTGATTGGCGAATTGAACCAAATCGACGTAGCTGCACTGCCGATAGGCGATTTCTATACCATGGGTCCCGAAGACGCATTGCTCGCTGCACAGTGGATCAAAGCAGGTCATGTGATCCCGGTTCATTACAATACGTTCCCGCCAATTGAGCAGGATGGAGACGCTTTTGTCGCTGAACTGCAAAAGAAAGGTCTGCAGGGCTCTGTACTCCAAGTAGGCGAGAGTGTAGATATTTAA
- a CDS encoding D-2-hydroxyacid dehydrogenase, with protein sequence MSKIVVLQQLTESQKQKVQEAAPSYEIVAVPVREASDSILAEAEIILGWSRKLQDFILSDKCPVQWIQTWSAGVDKMPMEQLEQKQVLLTSANGVHTIPISEQIFAYMLAFSRNLHRAVRNQGKHAWDESGTFTELHGKTIVIVGVGNIGAGTAQLAKAFGMKTIGVRRSGKEQDGIDQMYSMEQLDEALAQGDYVINILPLTEETKQLFNRERFAVMKDSSLFINVGRGPSVDTDALVEALQSGAIAGAGLDVFDPEPLPEDHPLWDMEQVIITPHIAGSNEHYTDRVIEIFTKNLQAYQQDRTLPVNLVDYSRQY encoded by the coding sequence ATGTCCAAAATTGTTGTCCTTCAGCAACTCACCGAGTCGCAGAAACAGAAAGTACAGGAAGCTGCACCATCATACGAGATTGTTGCCGTTCCGGTTCGTGAAGCCAGTGATTCCATACTCGCCGAAGCCGAAATTATTCTCGGGTGGTCACGCAAACTGCAGGATTTCATTTTATCCGACAAGTGTCCTGTCCAGTGGATACAGACATGGTCGGCAGGCGTGGATAAAATGCCTATGGAGCAGCTGGAGCAAAAACAGGTGCTCCTGACCAGTGCGAATGGTGTACACACTATCCCGATCTCGGAGCAGATTTTTGCGTATATGCTTGCATTTTCACGCAATCTGCACCGGGCAGTCCGCAATCAGGGAAAACATGCCTGGGATGAAAGTGGAACATTCACCGAGCTGCATGGCAAAACGATTGTCATTGTCGGAGTCGGTAATATCGGAGCAGGCACCGCACAGCTCGCCAAAGCATTTGGTATGAAAACGATCGGTGTACGCCGTTCCGGCAAGGAGCAGGATGGAATTGATCAGATGTATTCGATGGAGCAGCTGGATGAAGCGCTCGCTCAGGGAGATTATGTCATCAATATTTTGCCGCTTACCGAGGAGACCAAGCAGCTGTTTAACCGGGAACGATTTGCCGTGATGAAAGACAGCAGCCTGTTTATTAATGTGGGTCGCGGCCCGTCTGTCGATACGGATGCGCTGGTAGAAGCGCTTCAATCCGGAGCCATCGCAGGAGCAGGACTCGATGTATTTGATCCTGAGCCGCTGCCGGAAGATCATCCGCTCTGGGATATGGAACAGGTCATTATTACTCCTCATATTGCAGGCAGCAATGAGCATTACACCGACCGTGTTATCGAGATTTTCACCAAAAATCTTCAAGCTTATCAGCAGGATCGGACCCTGCCGGTTAATCTGGTGGATTATAGCAGACAATACTAA
- a CDS encoding deoxyguanosinetriphosphate triphosphohydrolase family protein — MDKFTDLKSMREHRQYEEDKHEASREAYERDYSRLIHSPTFRRLQGKSQVFGAGTGDYYRTRLTHSLEVAQIARQAAKSLLSRYPEIDEQRAVNPGLIVHPEVVECASIAHDFGHPPFGHKGEEVLAHILEDWIEQKTAEALKGREVSEQERVQIHQQIREKYEHFEGNAHNFRLIMFLEKRENLDGLNLCDAVLLGINKYPYSGMVNKKGLYQREWQYIRQIREKWGIPDGKTTLEAQLMDLCDDIAYSAHDLEDGIKAGKIEVHEHFMHDPHIRRLIMEKITTLEDRFWKGWDNERIEAKVDEVLNAYLRVWREKLPTCGLDYSRTRREVKAYWVNHFVSQLGVIEDENWKKITFVSDNREDEDMLRTVSVLKSFAWVTMIRDLRVQRLQKRSEWIIRRLWKAFVDQETSMAIIPPDWLQRFEHDQASPEPVWTWERMIIDYIAGMTDAFAEKIYNELYGLKVGSIYDVD; from the coding sequence ATGGATAAATTTACGGATTTAAAATCGATGCGTGAGCATCGTCAATATGAGGAAGACAAACATGAAGCTTCGCGTGAAGCGTATGAGCGGGACTACTCCCGGCTTATTCATTCGCCGACCTTTCGCCGGCTGCAGGGGAAATCCCAGGTATTCGGAGCAGGAACCGGTGATTATTACCGTACCCGCCTTACACATTCTCTGGAAGTGGCGCAGATTGCCCGACAGGCAGCCAAAAGTCTGCTCAGCCGTTACCCGGAGATTGATGAACAGCGCGCAGTAAATCCGGGATTGATTGTACATCCTGAAGTGGTGGAATGTGCTTCGATTGCGCACGATTTTGGACATCCCCCGTTCGGACACAAAGGGGAAGAAGTACTGGCACATATTCTGGAAGACTGGATCGAACAGAAGACTGCCGAAGCGCTGAAAGGCAGAGAGGTTTCGGAGCAGGAGCGTGTGCAGATCCATCAGCAGATCCGGGAGAAATATGAGCACTTTGAAGGCAACGCGCATAATTTCCGGTTGATTATGTTCCTGGAGAAGCGGGAAAATCTGGATGGCTTGAATCTGTGTGATGCGGTTCTGCTGGGGATTAATAAATATCCGTATTCCGGTATGGTGAACAAAAAAGGATTGTATCAGCGCGAATGGCAGTATATTCGCCAGATTCGCGAGAAGTGGGGCATTCCCGATGGCAAGACCACACTGGAAGCTCAGCTGATGGATCTTTGCGATGATATTGCCTATTCGGCTCATGATCTGGAAGACGGTATCAAAGCAGGCAAAATCGAGGTGCATGAGCATTTCATGCATGATCCTCATATCCGCCGGCTGATTATGGAGAAGATCACTACTCTGGAAGATCGCTTCTGGAAAGGCTGGGACAATGAGCGGATCGAAGCCAAAGTGGACGAAGTGCTGAACGCCTATCTGCGTGTATGGAGAGAAAAACTGCCTACATGCGGACTGGATTATTCTCGCACCCGACGTGAAGTCAAAGCGTACTGGGTCAATCACTTTGTCAGCCAGCTGGGAGTTATTGAAGATGAGAATTGGAAAAAAATCACCTTCGTCTCTGACAACCGCGAAGATGAAGATATGCTGCGTACCGTAAGTGTACTCAAAAGCTTTGCCTGGGTAACCATGATTCGCGATCTGCGGGTGCAGCGCCTGCAAAAGCGCAGTGAGTGGATTATTCGTCGTCTATGGAAAGCCTTTGTCGATCAGGAGACCTCTATGGCCATCATTCCGCCGGATTGGCTGCAGCGTTTTGAACATGATCAAGCCAGCCCGGAGCCGGTATGGACCTGGGAGCGTATGATTATCGATTACATCGCTGGCATGACCGATGCATTTGCCGAAAAGATTTATAATGAATTATATGGTCTCAAAGTCGGCTCGATCTATGATGTGGATTAA
- a CDS encoding ABC transporter permease has protein sequence MGSYIAKRLLVLIPVLLGMTLIVFSIIHAIPGDPADTILGDKATEQSKQALREQLGLDRPWLEQYFAYLGDLLTGDLGNSIRTREPITQEIGPYLAATVELTVASMLFAIIIGVNAGIVSAWKRNSWFDYICMLIALVGVSMPIFWLGLMEQWIFANELRWLPSIGRMNPRDPMEAITGFYVFDAMISGQWSQLWIVMKHLILPSIALGTIPMAVIARMTRSSMLEVMQSDYIRTAKAKGISKFLVIYKHGLKNAFIPVLTVIGIQTGALLGGAVLTETIFAWPGVGRYIYEAISNRDYPVIQSGILIIAVMFVIINLLVDLLYALFDPRIQYK, from the coding sequence GTGGGTTCCTATATTGCAAAACGTCTGCTCGTACTGATACCGGTACTGCTGGGCATGACACTGATTGTTTTTTCCATTATACATGCTATTCCCGGTGATCCGGCAGATACGATTCTGGGAGACAAGGCAACCGAGCAATCCAAACAGGCACTGCGTGAACAGCTCGGTCTGGATCGGCCCTGGCTGGAACAGTATTTCGCTTATCTCGGTGATCTGCTGACCGGTGATCTGGGTAACTCTATCCGTACCCGCGAGCCTATTACGCAGGAGATTGGCCCTTATCTTGCAGCCACGGTAGAACTGACGGTAGCGAGTATGCTGTTTGCGATTATTATTGGTGTAAATGCAGGAATTGTGAGTGCATGGAAGCGCAATTCCTGGTTTGACTACATTTGTATGCTGATTGCATTGGTCGGCGTATCGATGCCGATCTTCTGGCTGGGATTGATGGAGCAGTGGATATTTGCCAATGAGCTGCGCTGGTTACCTTCTATCGGCCGGATGAATCCACGTGATCCGATGGAGGCCATTACCGGGTTCTATGTATTTGATGCGATGATCTCGGGACAATGGTCACAGCTATGGATAGTTATGAAGCATTTGATTCTCCCATCGATTGCGCTTGGTACGATTCCGATGGCGGTTATCGCACGGATGACCCGTTCCAGTATGCTGGAAGTGATGCAGTCCGATTATATTCGCACGGCCAAAGCCAAAGGAATCTCCAAATTCCTGGTCATTTACAAGCATGGTCTGAAAAACGCCTTTATTCCCGTGCTGACGGTAATCGGTATTCAGACAGGTGCGCTGCTGGGTGGGGCTGTACTGACTGAGACGATTTTCGCCTGGCCGGGTGTGGGAAGATACATTTATGAAGCGATCAGTAACCGTGATTATCCAGTAATCCAATCGGGTATCCTGATCATTGCGGTCATGTTCGTTATTATTAATCTGCTGGTGGATCTGCTCTATGCATTGTTTGATCCGCGCATCCAGTACAAGTAA
- a CDS encoding MsnO8 family LLM class oxidoreductase, with translation MTYEKIPLGILDMSPILEGASVEAALERSVQLAIMAENAGYHRFWLSEHHDMTQLACTAPEILLSHIGARTSSIRLGAGAILLPHYRPMKVAETFRMLGALYPGRIDLGIGRAPGGSAHAAIALSGNYLSHVAQMPELVRDLRSLLQDEYKIEDTLVQARPQPAYPLECWMLGTNRKSATLAAQNGTGYVFGYFMSGSDGVAAVQHYLENFQPSALHTQPQVILAVRVIAGQTDQEAERLYERWKSSPAGIASIGEEIPAPIVGGQQAIWQQFQELSLRYRADELLLICPLNRYQERINVYESIASWTPEPN, from the coding sequence ATGACTTACGAGAAAATACCTCTTGGCATATTGGACATGTCGCCGATATTGGAAGGAGCTTCGGTAGAAGCGGCACTGGAGCGTTCGGTGCAGCTGGCTATCATGGCAGAAAATGCAGGCTATCATCGCTTTTGGCTGTCAGAACATCATGATATGACGCAGCTGGCCTGTACTGCTCCCGAAATACTGCTTTCCCATATTGGAGCACGTACTTCATCGATACGTCTGGGTGCCGGAGCCATATTGCTGCCGCATTATCGGCCCATGAAAGTAGCCGAGACGTTTCGCATGCTGGGGGCATTGTATCCGGGACGGATCGATCTGGGCATCGGACGTGCTCCGGGCGGCTCGGCACATGCTGCGATTGCGCTAAGTGGTAATTATTTGTCCCATGTAGCCCAGATGCCGGAACTGGTCAGAGATCTGCGTAGTCTTCTACAGGACGAATACAAGATAGAAGACACTCTGGTGCAGGCTCGCCCTCAGCCGGCTTATCCGCTGGAATGCTGGATGCTGGGTACCAATCGCAAAAGTGCCACTCTCGCTGCCCAGAACGGTACCGGATACGTATTTGGTTATTTTATGAGCGGTAGTGACGGTGTAGCTGCAGTTCAACATTATCTGGAGAATTTTCAGCCCTCTGCCTTGCATACGCAACCGCAGGTCATACTCGCTGTGCGCGTGATTGCTGGACAGACTGATCAGGAAGCCGAACGATTATATGAACGCTGGAAAAGCTCGCCTGCAGGCATCGCATCGATTGGCGAAGAAATTCCGGCTCCGATTGTAGGCGGTCAACAAGCAATCTGGCAGCAATTCCAGGAATTGAGTCTGCGATATAGGGCAGATGAACTACTGCTGATTTGTCCGTTGAATCGCTATCAAGAACGCATTAACGTCTATGAATCTATTGCCTCATGGACACCGGAGCCCAATTAA
- the nikC gene encoding nickel transporter permease: protein MTQASLDTGSGTQLKEIKSGPWRDGIRLFMRNKTAVVGLVIVLFFVLLALLAPLITPYDYTAQVLSERLQSPSAEHWFGTDDLGRDIFTRTIYGARISLWVGLLSVVGSIIIGTLLGLLAGFYGKWVDMIISRFFDILLAFPGILLAIAIVAILGPSLQNALYAIAIVNIPTYGRLVRARVLSLRQEEFITAARAIGVRDSRILLRHILPNSLTPIIVQGTLGVATAIIEAAGLGFLGLGAQPPDPEWGKMLSDSRQFIQTAPWTVIFPGLCILLTSLGFNLMGDGLRDTFDPKLKNR from the coding sequence ATGACACAAGCATCACTGGATACGGGGTCGGGTACACAGCTCAAGGAAATTAAGTCAGGACCATGGCGGGATGGGATTCGCCTGTTCATGCGCAACAAAACAGCAGTAGTCGGACTGGTCATCGTTCTGTTTTTCGTCCTGCTGGCACTGCTGGCTCCACTGATTACGCCTTATGATTATACGGCTCAGGTGTTATCGGAGCGACTGCAGTCTCCATCGGCAGAGCACTGGTTTGGCACGGATGATCTGGGACGGGATATTTTCACCAGAACGATCTATGGAGCCAGAATCTCTCTCTGGGTGGGTCTGCTCTCGGTCGTGGGATCGATTATTATCGGTACACTGCTCGGTCTGCTGGCCGGTTTTTATGGCAAATGGGTAGACATGATCATTTCCCGTTTCTTCGATATTTTGCTCGCTTTCCCGGGGATTCTACTGGCGATTGCGATCGTGGCGATTCTGGGACCTTCTTTGCAAAATGCGCTGTATGCGATTGCGATTGTCAATATTCCTACCTACGGCCGATTGGTACGTGCTCGCGTACTTTCATTACGACAGGAAGAATTTATTACGGCAGCTCGTGCCATCGGAGTCAGGGATTCGCGGATTCTGCTGCGGCATATCCTGCCAAACAGTCTGACGCCGATTATTGTACAGGGTACACTTGGTGTGGCGACAGCTATTATTGAAGCCGCCGGTCTTGGATTCCTCGGCTTGGGTGCACAGCCACCTGATCCGGAATGGGGGAAAATGCTGTCGGATTCACGCCAATTTATCCAAACCGCGCCATGGACCGTTATTTTCCCGGGATTATGTATTCTGCTCACATCGCTCGGATTCAATCTGATGGGTGACGGTCTGCGCGATACCTTTGATCCCAAACTCAAAAATCGCTAA